The following nucleotide sequence is from Halapricum desulfuricans.
GAATCGGGCCGGTCGATTCACCGTGGACGTGATCGGTGTGTTCGTGCGTCGCGAACACGGCGTCGACGGGGCCGACGTCCTCGGGATCGAACGGCACCGGGATCATTCGGACGGTGCGAGGCGGGTCGCCGGTCCCGAGATAGGGGTCGACGAACACCGTCGTGCCGTCGTCGGCCTTCAGGGCGAACCCGTTGCACCCGAGATACCAGATCGCGACGCCCTCGGGGTCGGCGTCCTCGATCGCACGCGGGAGCCAGTCTCCCCAGTCGCTGTGTACCATATTGTGCGTTGCGCTATCGGGACGGCTAAGCGTTTCGAAGCGGCCGAACCGGACGGTCGGTCCGCCCGATCGTTCGGGTGGCCAGAGCAGGATCGAAGAGAGCGACGCAGTCGCCCTAGTCTTCCAGCGCGAGCGACGCGAGTAGCGCCTCCAGCTGGATGCGCTCGTTCGCGCCCTCGGTGATCCGGTAGTCGGCCTCGCCGACGCGGTCGAGAATCCGCACGGCCGCCTCGTCGTCGACGTCGAACTCCCAGACTGACCGGTGAATCTGATCGAGAATGTCCCCGCCGGCGATGCCCTGATCGGTGAGCAGTCGGTCGAGTTCCGACCGCGCGGCGGTGAAATCGCCGTCCAGCGCCTGCTCGACCATCGCGGTGATCTCTTCGGGGCGGGCCGTCGAGGTAATCTCGAAGACGGCGTCCTCGTCGACGACGTTGCCGGTGACCGAAGCGGCCTGCAGCCCGTTGATCGCCTTACGCATATCGCCGCCGGCCACGTAGATCAGCGCCTCGACGCCGTCGTCAGTGATCTCGATCCCCTCGTCTTCGGCGATTCGGTGGATCTGCTCTTCGATGGCGTCGTCGCCGAGCGGCGAGAACCGGAAGACGGCACAGCGAGACTGGATGGGGTCGATGATCTGACTGGAGTAGTTACACGAGAGGATGAACCGGACGTTGTTCGAGAACTGCTCCATCGTCCGGCGGAGCGCTGATTGCGCCTCGGAGGTAAGTGCGTCGGCTTCGTCGAGGAAAATAATCCGATATTCGTATCCTCCGAAAGAAGTTCGCGCGAAGGACTTGACCCGGTCGCGAATGACGTCGATCCCGCGCTGGTCGGAGGCGTTCAGCTCCAGGAAGTTGTCCTGCCAGTCGTCGCCGTACAGCTCGCGGGCGATCGCCATGGCGGAAGTCGTATTGTGAACAACTGTTGGCACTTCCCCAGCGACGTAATTACGACGTGTCGGAACGGTGAGGTCGTATACGTGAATGGGCTCGTCGACGGTTTCAATTTCCGTCACTTCGTCGAAATACAACCTGGCTGTTGCGAGTGTGTCCAGCGTAGCGACTAGTTCGACAGCTTTTGCAGACAGCATTTCCGAGGCCATCTCGTCGATACGAGTCGCCACTGTTTCGAACCGGGTCAGCGACTTGATCGAGTGGTCGTTGTTCGTCAACAAGTTCTTGATATCGGTTCCCCGAAGATGCGTTCCGTTGGCGATGGCACTGTACTCGAGATCGAGAGAATCGACGGCGCCCCGGAGCGTCGCTTTTAGTTCGCCAATATCTGGATAGTCGTTGGCGTCGAGCTTTTCGAGTAAGTCGAACGCTCGTCCAGCGTATGGGTTCCGGTCTCCAGTCCCGTATTCCGCAAGCCGAGAAGCACTGATACCAGTTGATTCCGCAACCGCTGACTGGGCAGACCGTTCGGTAAGTGCGTGTCGTGTCTCGGCCCATCGGATCGGCACCGACGACACTTTCTGGATTGTCGGCCGGACAGCGACCAGCGTCTCTCTCACTTCCTGCGCTGCTTCGAGACGCTCGGAAGCGGCTTCGATGACGTCATCAAGCGCGTGGCGGTATCGCTCACGACCCGCCGTTTCAGGGTTCAACGACTTCGGAACTAGCGCCGACTTCGAGAGGTTGAGTTCGTCACAGAGGGTATCGACTGCCGTCTGAACAGGCATTGTGTCGTGATTTGGATTTCCCTCCTTCGAAGCGTGACGTGTCAGTGCCTCGCGCTTGTAGTCAATCGAGAATCCGACTTCGTCCTCGAACCGAGCCAGATGGGATGCGCCAGATATCAATAACGTCTCATACTGGCGTTCGGTCCCGCTCCCGTTTGTTGGCGCTTTGTGTTTGGTCTTCCGGCGACTTGGAATCCCGAAACCCGCGAGCAGGTATGACAACAGCGTAATGAGCCGCCCGTCTTTCTGTGAGAGTTCGATAATACCGTTCTTTGAGACGTGACTTTCGGCATCGA
It contains:
- a CDS encoding replication factor C small subunit, with product MSEGESASRAGREEVWIEKYRPQTLSEVAGHEDIIERLQSYVDRNDLSHMLFSGPAGTGKCVTGDTPVLTNSGLYQIEDIVGDANGFEPAPSSLQVLSFADSGKMEYSPVSHLYSDHAETGIQITSRDGTEMTTTPEHRYLVITNDGLSWQPAADLEPGDRIVRPLHAPLPETDTDLDWLQALDGDRTLVHVSETFAREHDIPPEEQFVGQKKQIIRGLRLDQTPKEIASRTDVTRKYATAVRRRIDSDTLETQSTVCSLSYLRDLDVTQSRLQDHIIAIQRVATSNGRRSPPISPVWEVSPEIGEFLGLAVSEAQIEDGRIKFYNTDEQLLDRFESLAQRLFGIESKRGTQKDVPYVGINSRSLTAFLESCFDVFPAKGESDRAIGNRLTRADEKTRRRFLRAVFDAESHVSKNGIIELSQKDGRLITLLSYLLAGFGIPSRRKTKHKAPTNGSGTERQYETLLISGASHLARFEDEVGFSIDYKREALTRHASKEGNPNHDTMPVQTAVDTLCDELNLSKSALVPKSLNPETAGRERYRHALDDVIEAASERLEAAQEVRETLVAVRPTIQKVSSVPIRWAETRHALTERSAQSAVAESTGISASRLAEYGTGDRNPYAGRAFDLLEKLDANDYPDIGELKATLRGAVDSLDLEYSAIANGTHLRGTDIKNLLTNNDHSIKSLTRFETVATRIDEMASEMLSAKAVELVATLDTLATARLYFDEVTEIETVDEPIHVYDLTVPTRRNYVAGEVPTVVHNTTSAMAIARELYGDDWQDNFLELNASDQRGIDVIRDRVKSFARTSFGGYEYRIIFLDEADALTSEAQSALRRTMEQFSNNVRFILSCNYSSQIIDPIQSRCAVFRFSPLGDDAIEEQIHRIAEDEGIEITDDGVEALIYVAGGDMRKAINGLQAASVTGNVVDEDAVFEITSTARPEEITAMVEQALDGDFTAARSELDRLLTDQGIAGGDILDQIHRSVWEFDVDDEAAVRILDRVGEADYRITEGANERIQLEALLASLALED